The genomic DNA GATTTCATCCCCTTCCTTATAATGCCAACTGTTCGTATATGATGTCCTAAAATCTTCTTTAGTCAATGAGCTTCTGTCTTCTGAGCTGTTTAAGAGCTCATATCGATATCGTTTACGCTCACGTTCACGGACGGTCAGTCAAATGCTTTACAACATGGTCCTGCATAGCTTTGACGCTTTAAGAAACATGTATCTCCTGGTTTTGGAGCTGCGGGAGTATGATCCGCCAGTTAGCATGTTAGATGATCTTCATGAAAAAGTTTGTGGAGCAGAGCCGTCTGAGATTTTGAAGTTATTTCCCAAGATTTAGAAATTGGAGGTCTTCAAttataatgttaaaaatattaggGGCCTATTTGCAATTAGCATGCTATGGATTTTACTTAGTTTTGGGGCCCGAAACCTATGTGTTTAGAAAACCTACTACTGTATATAGATTTATAGTGAAAAATTCATTTGTGTTAAGCTTACTTTCATCATTTTAAATGTGAAGAGTAACCGTAAaagttttgtttacaaaaaggATGATCGGAAACAATGAAACTGAATAAAAACTCTTGAAAATTTGTGATTGGACTGTGAGCAGATCCAACGAaggtgaagtttttttttaaatcttgtttcttctttctttttataaaaagaaaactaattaaaatttaaattaaaccaacataatttatctatttGTGTTTACGAATATTATTGTTCCATCATTTTTTATGACAGTACAAACATGAAAGTTAGTtgtaaggtttaaagtgttagtaaaatcattttaaagatttgtagTGTTATTAAAATTCTCacaaaaattaaagtattaGTGAtactttaaaagtttaaaatgtgatttttcgGAGGATTTTTATCACTAATGGGAATTTAACtctattacatattttgttttcttttcctctcttttctaaacaacaacatacatatacatttagcaaaaaaaaaaaaaaaacaacatacatatattattacaGACGAATTGCACCAAAAAAGGGCAAAATCCCACCTCTTGGGCAAGTTGGGCCCATGATTGGAAGTGAAGCCCATATGTAAAACAGATGACACTCACTCAACAAAcacaggaaaacaaaaaaccctaaaaatcattTCTGTCTTGAGAgggttttgaaaaatttatctCTTCCATTTTCAATCTGATGAACAAGAACAACTAAACGAGATATGTCTTTTAGAACTCGAGCATCGTCATGGCCTCGTCTTCTAGTTCGCCGGAACCCTAGATCTTCATTTTCCCGTCAAATCTCTAGTCTTGATTCCGCTACATCCACATTTCCGAGAAGATTCTCCGGTTACTCCTCCTTCCCCGTAAATCAAACGCCATGGATCTCATCTCAGAGGTACCGTTTCTTCTCCGCAAGCACAATGTCCCCGGCGGAAGCCGATAGAGTAGTGAGAGATCTTATAGCTGAGGTTGAGAAAGAGAAGCAGCGTGAGAGAGAGGAGAGGCAAAGGCAAGGACTTGATTACAAAGACATTGACGCAGAAGACGAAGAGGATTACTTAGGCATTGAGCCCTTCATCGAGAAGCTTAAGAAGCAGAATTTGAAGGATGATGGTGAGTTAAACAGGCGTGAAGAGTCGTCTGATTCTGATAGTGAACTGGATGAGGTTGATTGGgatgaagaaaggaagaaagaagatatttttaagAAGAAGTTTCAGAGGCATAAGGACCTTCTTCAGACCCTTACCAACTCAggtatatgattatttttattttttgttggctTTACGATTGTTTGTCATTCcgtcttttaagtttttgtatGATTGTTTGGCAGAGACACTTGATGAGGCGTTTAGGTGGATGAACAAATTAGACAAATTTGAGGAGAAACATTTCAAACTTAGACCTGAGTACAGGGTTATTGGCGAGCTGATGAACCGTTTGAAGGTCGCTGAAGGGAAAGAGAAGTTTGTTCTTCAGCAGAAACTCAATAGAGCTATGAGGTTGGTTGAGTGGAAAGAGGCTTTTGATCCAAACAACCCTGCAAATTATGGAGTTATCGAACGTGATAATGTTCAAGGAGGTGGtggtgaagaaagagaagagcgTCTTGTNNNNNNNNNNNNNNNNNNNNNNNNNNNNNNNNNNNNNNNNNNNNNNNNNNNNNNNNNNNNNNNNNNNNNNNNNNNNNNNNNNNNNNNNNNNNNNNNNNNNNNNNNNNNNNNNNNNNNNNNNNNNNNNNNNNNNNNNNNNNNNNNNNNNNNNNNNNNNNNNNNNNNNNNNNNNNNNNNNNNNNNNNNNNNNNNNNNNNNNNNNNNNNNNNNNNNNNNNNNNNNNNNNNNNNNNNNNNNNNNNNNNNNNNNNNNNNNNNNNNNNNNNNNNNNNNNNNNNNNNNNNNNNNNNNNNNNNNNNNNNNNNNNNNNNNNNNNNNNNNNNNNNNNNNNNNNNNNNNNNNNNNNNNNNNNNNNNNNNNNNNNNNNNNNNNNNNNNNNNNNNNNNNNNNNNNNNNNNNNNNNNNNNNNNNNNNNNNNNNNNNNNNNNNNNNNNNNNNNNNNNNNNNNNNNNNNNNNNNNNNNNNNNNNNNNNNNNNNNNNNNNNNNNNNNNNNNNNNNNNNNNNNNNNNNNNNNNNNNNNNNNNNNNNNNNNNNNNNNNNNNNNNNNNNNNNNNNNNNNNNNNNNNNNNNNNNNNNNNNNNNNNNNNNNNNNNNNNNNNNNNNNNNNNNNNNNNNAAGTTTGTTCTTCAGCAGAAACTCAATAGAGCTATGAGGTTGGTTGAGTGGAAAGAGGCTTTTGATCCAAACAACCCTGCAAATTATGGAGTTATCGAACGTGATAATGTTCAAGGAGGTGGtggtgaagaaagagaagagcgTCTTGTAGTTGATGGGTCTAAGgatgacaatgatgatgatgatgatgaagacgagtTTGATGACATGAAAGAAAGGGATGATATTCTCTTGGAGAAGCTGAATGCAATCGACAAGAAACTTGAACAGAAGCTTTCTGAGCTTGATCATACATTTGGAAAGAAGGGGAAGCGGTTGGAAGAGGAGATTAGAGAACTGGCTGAAGACAGAAATGCTTTGACCGAGAAGAAAAGACAACctttatacagaaaagtgagTGCATTCTCTATTTGTTCCTATCTCTaagcttatttttttgttgttgtgcagAACCGAATTAACCAAATCATATCATTACAGTGAAATTAGTTGACATAAGTTTGTGATGATCTGTGTTACATAAGTTAAAACTGTCCAGAAGCTTTAAATAAGATGCTTGAGGTACATTGAACATATTCGCTTCCTAACACATTTGGGATACAAATAAAGCAGTTTCAACATGTCACATGATTTTCAAGCTCACTAAGCAATAGAGTTAAGAAagatttaatgaaaatcattGTAGCTGTAGTGCTGTGCTATCTCTTTAAAGAAGCGCATAGCCAAAACGTTCATTCTTGGTGTTGCTTTAAAAATGCTATTTGTGCTAGTATAATGAGGGATATCTATATTAAACGATGTTTGCATTTCTCCACTCTGCTTCATTAATTGTCTAGAAAGTTCAACCATACATTCTTTTagattataacaaaaattatgtaGTATTTGGGTTCAATATTCTTTGATGTTGTCAAAGACATGTTAGTATTTAAGAAGGCCAGTGGTCTAATAGCCACATGAGTTATTATTTTGCTTATAAGTTAAGCTTCATGATACATTTTGGTTAGTATGTTGtgaagttttcttttcttggacCATGGTGGATATTGCCATACATCTATTGTCTCAATCTATTACTGAAATTACTAGCACAGTTTTCTTTGCTTAACAGGTTACTTCTTATTTTGCAGGGATATGATGTGCATGTGATAGATGTAAAAAAAGTTGCTAAGGTCACAAAGGTATAGTTGTCTGACATTTCTCTCTTTCGTATCTTTAAATTCAATAGCTTGGCTATGAAAGAAAGACTTGTATTTTAGGGTGGCAGAGTCGAAAGGTACACTGCATTGATGGTTTGTGGGAACTATGAAGGTGTCATTGGGTATGCAAAAGCAAAAGCTGAGACCGGGCAGTCTGCTATGCAGAAGGTAATCTCACATTACCATTTTTCATCTAGGATTGATGGAAGATACTTGTGGTGTCCTAAAAAGATGGACACTTGCATTTCTTTACACATTGTGCATTTCGTACATATGGCAGGATCTTGTTTGTAGCAAAAATAGTCAGTTAAGTGATTCAGTGGGAagctaatttgatttgtttgtacTGCTAAGAGTTGAGGACATGACATGTTGATAAAGCTTGAGTTTTAGGTcaaatgaaatttaatataaGAGTACTTTAGTTCCACTCAACATTCCGTTTTTATTGGCatggaaattttaaataacaatatattaggTAAGGACGATATTTCATAGCATGCATATTCTTGTGAAGTTTTATCTGTTCTTTTGTGCATAGATGTCTTTAATTCAATTACATTGATGCCATTTTGCAAATCACTTACCAGTGAAAAGCTTCTTCTGTTCTTACGCATTGGTGTGCATGAATGTCTTTACTTCCAAAtcgattttgtttcttaaactggtcaaagaacataaaacttaaaacttgtGGTATTTCAGTCATTTTCGGTTATAATGCCTTTAAATTATTTCTACATCTGGAGATAGTTAGTTCTTATGGTGTCATTTCTAACAACTGCAACACAGGCGTATGAGAAATGCTTTCAAAATCTTCATTACGTAGAGCGGCATGAGGAGCACACCATTGCACACGCAATACAGACTTCTTACAAGAAAACCAAGGTATTTATTTCATCTCCCTTCTGACAGTAGGATCTATTGATGCGACTTATCTGTATAGATATGTTCTTAATAAACTTGAGTCTGCAACTAGTTATATCTGTGGCCGGCACCAACAACAACGGGAATGAAAGCTGGGAGAGTTGTCAAAACAATCTTGCTCCTAGCGGGGttcaaaaacatcaaatcaaaggtGCATTTTTGCTTAACCTAGAGAAAACATCGATTCTTGTTTTCTGTTGGAGTTAAAAGTATGGTTGTGGTCCGAATTTTCAGGTGATTGGTTCAAGGAATTCATACAACACCGTTAAGGCCGTTTTGAAGGCCTTGAATGCGGTGAGTGGTCTGAGctggtgacaaaaaaaaaagtccataaAAGAGATATTAGggaaaaacatataatttctttcgattttttttttcaggtcgAAACGCCAAAGGATGTTCAGGAGAAGTTTGGCCGGACAGTTGTTGAGAAATATCTGCTGTGAGAGCTGCCGTTCATGCCTTTGGTATGTATTGCTGAGTTTTGGGTGAAGTCCTCCAATGTTTGGCTTCAGATAGTAGTGTGTTTCTTACGCTTCAATTGAATTCATCCTTTAACGGTGTTgggggaaaaataaaatagtaaagaaTACACTATCCTTGCACCAATTctattagttttagttttggttctggttctggttccggttccggttccTCATATATGTCGGTTCTCGTAAAATCTTCATTGATCTTCTTAGGAAACCATAGTCAGTTTGGTTGTATTGGTActcaaaaaataagttttaaaaccccTTTGAATCAATTGAAATCCTTAAATTCCGAAAGGTCTTGTAACACCGGGAACAATTATTAGatgtttagtttttatttcaTTCGGTCCTGTTTAGATTGTTACTGTACTTTATAATATTGATGATCCTCGATTCCAGATCTTCACTTGATCGTgttgtttataatttggttGGTTTTAATTGCCAACGTGCTCTCAAATGGTACTGTTTGAAACGAAAATTTAAGAGTATCAAAAAGATCCAACCTAACCAGATTTTAGTTCTGTTTCAATTCGATTAACCAAACCAGAAATAAACCACTTGGATTATTAGTACTacagataaagaaaaataaaatgttcaCAAATTTCCTTAGTCGATGATGTCGGTGATGtgagaatctatatatattattatttttaaagtatattttgatttatgtctttcaagttttgcttatttaatatgttttatttataacattaagCTCTaacaattttcctaaaataatatttcgtagaaactcaattaataaaactatttaaatctatctaatttgatatgtttattaCCATAAATAGCTGGACAACATTTACACATTTCAATTTTTCCACAAACAACTCtacacattaaatttttaatcccataaaaatcttcaaatctattttaatagatctttagagaaaaaatatgTTAGTTTCCCTAAATTATCTCCGCTTAATTAATAGtttctatttaatattttttacatttatggaagaaatatacataatattagCTTAAAATCAAGAatagaaacaaacaatatcTCTAATTTCCTAAACAATGATAACAAAGAAAACGAGTAAATACTAACAATAAAACCAgtaattgataaataaaaaatgaaaataattaatttttatatatatgtaacacaaaaaaataactattactTCTCACATATCTCTATATTATTCTACATAAAAATACACAATCAAGCAGTGTACTGCGGatcaaaacttagataatatagtaacatttatattaaaaaacaaaacaaacttaactattttatttaaaatcatagtTGAACATTATAATTGTCCGGTAAATTCAATAAATagttatagatatataatttaaaaattaataaaataatagcaaaataataaataaatataatatacgtattttaaatatttaaaattttaaaaatataatcccGCATGTGTACGGCTGGTTAATACTGGTGTATATACAATACACGTACGCA from Camelina sativa cultivar DH55 chromosome 7, Cs, whole genome shotgun sequence includes the following:
- the LOC104700958 gene encoding uncharacterized protein LOC104700958 isoform X1; this translates as MSFRTRASSWPRLLVRRNPRSSFSRQISSLDSATSTFPRRFSGYSSFPVNQTPWISSQRYRFFSASTMSPAEADRVVRDLIAEVEKEKQREREERQRQGLDYKDIDAEDEEDYLGIEPFIEKLKKQNLKDDGELNRREESSDSDSELDEVDWDEERKKEDIFKKKFQRHKDLLQTLTNSETLDEAFRWMNKLDKFEEKHFKLRPEYRVIGELMNRLKVAEGKEKFVLQQKLNRAMRLVEWKEAFDPNNPANYGVIERDNVQGGGGEEREERLVVDGSKDDNDDDDDEDEFDDMKERDDILLEKLNAIDKKLEQKLSELDHTFGKKGKRLEEEIRELAEDRNALTEKKRQPLYRKGYDVHVIDVKKVAKVTKGGRVERYTALMVCGNYEGVIGYAKAKAETGQSAMQKAYEKCFQNLHYVERHEEHTIAHAIQTSYKKTKLYLWPAPTTTGMKAGRVVKTILLLAGFKNIKSKVIGSRNSYNTVKAVLKALNAVETPKDVQEKFGRTVVEKYLL
- the LOC104700958 gene encoding uncharacterized protein LOC104700958 isoform X2; its protein translation is MSFRTRASSWPRLLVRRNPRSSFSRQISSLDSATSTFPRRFSGYSSFPVNQTPWISSQRYRFFSASTMSPAEADRVVRDLIAEVEKEKQREREERQRQGLDYKDIDAEDEEDYLGIEPFIEKLKKQNLKDDGELNRREESSDSDSELDEVDWDEERKKEDIFKKKFQRHKDLLQTLTNSETLDEAFRWMNKLDKFEEKHFKLRPEYRVIGELMNRLKVAEGKEKFVLQQKLNRAMRLVEWKEAFDPNNPANYGVIERDNVQGGGGEEREERLVVDGSKDDNDDDDDEDEFDDMKERDDILLEKLNAIDKKLEQKLSELDHTFGKKGKRLEEEIRELAEDRNALTEKKRQPLYRKGYDVHVIDVKKVAKVTKGGRVERYTALMVCGNYEGVIGYAKAKAETGQSAMQKAYEKCFQNLHYVERHEEHTIAHAIQTSYKKTKLYLWPAPTTTGMKAGRVVKTILLLAGFKNIKSKVIGSRNSYNTVKAVLKALNAVETPKDVQEKFGRTVVEKYLL